A stretch of the Sneathiella limimaris genome encodes the following:
- a CDS encoding TRAP transporter large permease — protein MDPLLLGVAGLVILLLLIFLRVPIAYALGLVGFVGLILAVGWPQGSELDLDRGFNAAWAFLSFEPFSFIASFSLVAVPLFLLMGYVAFHAGFTKDIYNTARMWLGGLKGGLAMASVAGCAMFAAVSGSSLATAAAMGKLAVPEMLRYKYEKGLATGVVAASGTLGSLIPPSILMILYGIFTEQSISALLMAGFIPGLLSALIYMAMIWVRVAINPELAPSPEKVSWSEKVHSLKGTWSIIVLFTLIMGGIYTGFVTPTEAAAVGAIGAWALGFISKRLNRENTKTALVETITQISSIFAVVLGAKIFVGFIAITGVANVLADWAVTLDLPPIGILLALSLVYIILGTFMDPLGIMLLTLPVVTPVVEQLGYDLIWFGVIMVKFLEIGLITPPVGLNVYVLKGVVGDKVRLETIFKGISWFLLMDVLTLVLLIVFPQITLWLPSLL, from the coding sequence ATGGATCCTCTCTTATTGGGTGTTGCAGGGCTTGTTATCCTGCTTCTGTTAATTTTTCTTCGTGTTCCGATTGCTTATGCGCTCGGCCTCGTAGGATTTGTTGGTCTCATCCTGGCTGTTGGTTGGCCGCAAGGAAGTGAGTTAGACCTGGATCGCGGTTTCAACGCCGCCTGGGCATTTCTGAGTTTTGAGCCGTTTTCGTTTATTGCCTCTTTCTCGCTGGTTGCAGTGCCGCTGTTTCTGTTGATGGGATATGTAGCTTTCCATGCCGGCTTCACAAAGGACATCTACAATACAGCACGGATGTGGCTGGGTGGCCTGAAAGGGGGGCTTGCCATGGCATCCGTTGCGGGTTGTGCCATGTTTGCAGCCGTTAGTGGGTCCAGTCTGGCAACAGCCGCCGCGATGGGTAAGCTGGCAGTTCCGGAAATGCTTCGCTACAAGTATGAAAAGGGATTGGCAACAGGTGTTGTCGCAGCCAGTGGTACGCTTGGCTCCCTCATTCCGCCAAGCATTCTGATGATTTTGTACGGTATTTTCACTGAGCAATCCATTAGTGCCCTGTTGATGGCGGGTTTCATCCCGGGCCTTCTGTCCGCGCTTATCTACATGGCGATGATTTGGGTTCGGGTGGCGATTAATCCTGAACTTGCCCCAAGCCCTGAAAAAGTCAGCTGGAGTGAGAAAGTTCACTCCCTGAAAGGCACCTGGTCAATCATTGTGCTCTTTACCCTGATCATGGGTGGTATTTACACCGGTTTTGTCACCCCGACTGAAGCCGCGGCTGTCGGTGCCATCGGTGCGTGGGCGCTTGGGTTTATTTCCAAACGATTGAACCGGGAAAATACCAAGACGGCACTTGTCGAAACCATCACGCAGATCAGCAGTATTTTCGCTGTTGTACTTGGCGCCAAGATCTTTGTTGGATTTATTGCGATTACGGGTGTTGCCAACGTATTGGCAGACTGGGCAGTGACACTTGATCTGCCACCCATCGGTATTCTGCTGGCCTTGTCACTGGTTTACATCATTCTTGGAACTTTCATGGATCCCCTTGGGATCATGTTGCTGACCTTGCCTGTTGTGACCCCTGTGGTTGAGCAGTTGGGTTATGATCTGATTTGGTTCGGGGTGATCATGGTGAAGTTCCTGGAGATTGGCCTGATTACGCCGCCGGTGGGATTGAACGTTTATGTCCTGAAAGGGGTGGTGGGGGACAAGGTGCGCCTCGAGACTATCTTTAAAGGGATTAGTTGGTTCCTGTTGATGGATGTTTTGACGCTGGTCCTGTTGATCGTCTTTCCGCAAATTACGCTCTGGCTACCCAGTTTGTTATAG
- a CDS encoding TRAP transporter small permease: MFKIVDLISKAFAVLGMCVLMFMMIFITVSVCGRYFFNASLPDDVVIMQALLVVVVFIPFAFVQYQKEHLAVTILTDVMPPKGQYLCELLGLFVGIAFMAIVTVSSYGDAMMAFEDDAVFDGLLDVPSWPARASVTVGTGLLTLKLITDLIKALMEGPSSVQKSHYPDH; this comes from the coding sequence ATGTTCAAGATTGTCGACTTGATAAGCAAGGCCTTCGCCGTTTTGGGGATGTGCGTGCTTATGTTTATGATGATTTTCATTACCGTGTCCGTGTGCGGACGCTACTTCTTCAATGCTTCCCTTCCGGATGATGTTGTCATCATGCAGGCGTTGCTGGTTGTCGTTGTATTTATTCCTTTTGCTTTTGTTCAGTATCAGAAAGAGCATCTGGCTGTAACGATCCTGACGGACGTGATGCCACCAAAAGGCCAGTATCTTTGTGAATTGCTGGGCCTGTTTGTTGGAATAGCTTTCATGGCAATTGTGACCGTCTCTTCCTATGGGGACGCCATGATGGCCTTTGAGGATGATGCTGTGTTCGATGGTCTTTTGGATGTTCCGTCCTGGCCAGCGCGGGCATCGGTCACTGTTGGAACAGGCTTACTTACCCTCAAGCTTATTACGGACCTGATCAAGGCGCTGATGGAAGGGCCTTCATCTGTTCAAAAATCTCACTACCCTGATCACTAG
- a CDS encoding C4-dicarboxylate TRAP transporter substrate-binding protein yields MLKFIRSTKKALVTAAAGALLLGMSASVVQAIELRFSELGPPRGPRAEALQWWADELAKRTNGEITVKFFWSQSLVKAKENLKAVGAGLAEVGTVMGIYTPRELPVWNYANAPFGVGDPWVGMRTWYELRQTSEELQAEAKKRNIKIFTNYTTGPVDLMSKEPIKSAKDIDGKKVRVSGGWVDMMKNLGASPVNIGFGELYQALDRGTVDATTNYIALAKAYKMYEVAGNFSVLKMGQVLGYGAAINLNLYNSFTAEQKKIFDQLGVEFMDEYGRRFVESEKSAQAAMEAGIDGHKVQFHEVSDIDVWKEAASGYTAEWIKQVAKKGVDGEAFIKKFEEVRAKYENELKTKGYPWDR; encoded by the coding sequence ATGCTTAAATTTATCCGCAGCACTAAGAAAGCATTGGTAACAGCTGCCGCCGGCGCTCTGTTGCTTGGTATGTCCGCTTCAGTTGTTCAGGCAATTGAGCTTCGCTTTAGTGAACTTGGTCCACCTCGGGGACCCCGTGCAGAAGCCCTGCAATGGTGGGCTGACGAGTTGGCAAAACGGACCAATGGTGAAATCACCGTCAAGTTCTTCTGGTCCCAGTCACTTGTGAAAGCGAAAGAAAACCTGAAAGCCGTTGGCGCAGGTCTTGCCGAAGTTGGCACTGTTATGGGAATTTATACCCCACGTGAACTGCCAGTTTGGAATTATGCCAACGCACCCTTTGGTGTAGGCGATCCATGGGTTGGTATGCGCACCTGGTATGAACTTCGCCAGACAAGTGAAGAACTTCAGGCTGAAGCGAAAAAGCGGAACATTAAAATCTTCACCAACTACACAACAGGTCCTGTTGATCTGATGTCCAAAGAGCCGATCAAGTCTGCAAAAGACATCGATGGCAAAAAAGTCCGCGTGAGCGGTGGCTGGGTCGACATGATGAAGAACCTAGGTGCTTCTCCGGTGAACATCGGCTTTGGTGAGCTTTACCAGGCTCTGGATCGCGGCACTGTTGATGCGACTACAAACTACATTGCCTTGGCGAAAGCCTACAAAATGTATGAAGTTGCCGGCAACTTCTCTGTTCTGAAAATGGGTCAGGTGCTGGGCTATGGCGCGGCTATTAACTTGAACCTCTACAACAGCTTTACAGCTGAACAGAAGAAAATCTTCGATCAGTTGGGTGTGGAATTCATGGACGAATACGGACGCCGTTTCGTGGAATCTGAAAAGTCTGCTCAAGCTGCCATGGAAGCTGGCATTGACGGTCATAAAGTTCAGTTCCACGAAGTCAGCGACATTGATGTCTGGAAAGAAGCTGCTTCTGGATACACAGCTGAATGGATCAAGCAGGTTGCCAAAAAGGGTGTTGATGGTGAAGCTTTCATCAAAAAGTTCGAAGAGGTTCGGGCTAAATATGAAAACGAGCTGAAAACCAAAGGTTATCCTTGGGATCGCTAA
- the rodA gene encoding rod shape-determining protein RodA codes for MLRELGAPERNVPLSKKIWDINWGLVLLICVTASVGFLMLYSAADGNVQPWASRQMIRFAAGLVIMLIVALTDIRIWLRLAYPLYFIALMMLGAVEVMGVIGMGARRWVEVGPIQLQPSEVMKITLVMALARYFHGLAIEDVRRIRWLIPPLVLVAMPALLVLRQPDLGTTLLIVAGAGIVFFAAGVAWWKFAAVIGVAIPAGFFAYQFLHDYQKKRILIFLNPESDPLGSGYHIMQSKIALGSGGLFGKGFVQGTQSHLNYLPEMRTDFIFSMLAEEFGMVGGLILFALYILLMAYGYAIAFRSRNQFGRLLALGLTGVFFLYVFINIAMVMGLVPVVGVPLPLISYGGTSMLTLLVSFGLIISVYVHRDVEIHPKKY; via the coding sequence ATGCTTAGAGAATTGGGTGCACCGGAGCGAAATGTTCCGCTGTCCAAAAAGATCTGGGATATCAACTGGGGTCTTGTCCTGCTGATCTGCGTGACGGCTTCTGTTGGGTTCCTGATGCTGTATTCCGCGGCAGATGGAAACGTACAGCCCTGGGCATCTCGTCAGATGATCCGTTTTGCGGCTGGGCTTGTGATCATGTTGATCGTTGCCCTTACGGATATTCGAATATGGCTCAGGCTCGCATATCCTCTATATTTTATTGCCCTTATGATGCTTGGTGCTGTTGAGGTCATGGGTGTTATCGGCATGGGCGCCAGGCGCTGGGTGGAGGTTGGTCCCATTCAGTTGCAACCATCTGAGGTTATGAAAATCACATTGGTGATGGCACTGGCGCGTTATTTCCATGGACTTGCGATTGAGGATGTTCGGCGGATCCGCTGGCTAATCCCGCCGCTTGTCCTCGTGGCAATGCCAGCCTTGTTAGTGTTGCGGCAGCCAGATCTTGGCACCACGCTTCTGATCGTGGCTGGGGCAGGGATTGTCTTCTTTGCAGCTGGGGTTGCCTGGTGGAAGTTCGCAGCCGTAATCGGTGTCGCTATTCCGGCTGGCTTCTTTGCCTATCAGTTCCTGCATGATTACCAGAAGAAGCGGATCCTGATCTTCCTCAATCCAGAGTCAGATCCGTTGGGTTCAGGCTATCATATCATGCAGTCCAAGATTGCGCTTGGCTCTGGCGGGCTGTTTGGTAAGGGATTTGTACAAGGAACCCAAAGCCATTTGAACTATTTGCCGGAAATGCGGACAGACTTTATCTTCAGCATGCTGGCGGAAGAGTTTGGTATGGTCGGCGGGCTGATCTTGTTTGCCCTATATATCCTGCTGATGGCTTATGGATATGCCATAGCCTTCAGGTCTCGCAATCAGTTTGGACGGTTGCTGGCGCTCGGCCTGACAGGTGTGTTTTTCCTTTATGTCTTCATCAACATTGCCATGGTGATGGGATTGGTACCTGTTGTTGGGGTTCCTCTGCCGCTTATTTCCTATGGCGGAACTTCCATGCTTACCCTGTTGGTCAGCTTTGGTTTGATCATTAGTGTGTATGTCCATCGTGACGTTGAAATCCACCCCAAGAAGTATTGA
- the mrdA gene encoding penicillin-binding protein 2, translating into MSRARDKEKVGTFTRRSLILAGGQAALMSVLAGRLYYLQVIQSDEYAMMANENRMNIRLLAPLRGRIHDRFGVEVASNRQNYRVVIIREQTKSVEKTLDRLSQLVPVSPSDRERVLKETKRKRGFVPIPVMENLTWEEFSRINIHSPELPGIQLDVGETRHYPYGPLFAHTVGYVGSVSERDLKNLEPDPLLELPGFKIGKNGIEKYYDHALRGTAGTSRVEANAYGRVIRELSRQEGTAGADIELTIDAKLQQYASRRMGEESAAAVVMDVHTGDILSMVSVPSFDPNSFTTGISVREWRELQSNPKHPLSNKAVTGQYPPGSTFKMIVALAAVESGVITPEYTTFCGGHTMLGRHKFHCWKRGGHGKMNLREAIEQSCDVYFYDIARKVGIDRIAEVAERFGLGDRQGLDLYGEKRGLIPTTNWKQAVRGERWQVGDTFNAGIGQGYVLTTPLQLAVMTARLANGGKKVSPRLIKQKYHILNAEEGQEAEIPVQPPAPDMGVDQSALRSVLAGMYDVMNGDKGTGRGSRPDREWKMAGKSGTAQVRRISKKERLTGVLKSDEKPWEYRDHALFVAYAPYDEPRYAVSVIVEHGGSGSKAAAPIARDLLQEAMRLKSARKGGVESKVSETPLNKEDQDA; encoded by the coding sequence ATGTCCCGTGCACGTGATAAGGAAAAAGTTGGTACCTTTACCCGCCGGTCCCTAATCCTGGCAGGCGGGCAGGCCGCCTTGATGTCGGTTCTGGCCGGACGGCTTTATTACCTGCAGGTTATCCAATCCGACGAATACGCCATGATGGCGAACGAAAACCGGATGAACATCCGGCTCCTGGCGCCTCTTCGGGGGCGGATCCATGATCGCTTCGGTGTGGAAGTTGCAAGCAATCGCCAGAATTATCGGGTTGTGATTATTCGTGAGCAGACCAAAAGCGTTGAAAAAACGTTGGATCGGCTATCGCAATTGGTTCCTGTCTCTCCCTCTGATCGGGAACGGGTTTTGAAAGAAACCAAGCGAAAACGGGGTTTTGTTCCTATTCCAGTCATGGAGAACCTGACATGGGAGGAATTCTCTCGGATCAATATCCACAGTCCTGAATTGCCGGGTATTCAGCTCGATGTGGGTGAAACCCGCCATTATCCATACGGTCCGCTGTTTGCGCATACCGTTGGATATGTTGGATCTGTATCTGAGCGCGACCTGAAGAATTTGGAACCGGATCCGTTGTTGGAATTGCCAGGTTTCAAAATCGGCAAGAATGGAATTGAGAAATACTATGATCATGCGCTTCGCGGAACAGCGGGGACAAGTCGGGTAGAGGCGAATGCCTATGGCCGCGTGATCCGCGAACTGAGCCGTCAGGAAGGAACAGCGGGCGCCGATATCGAACTGACTATCGATGCCAAGCTGCAGCAATATGCATCGCGCCGGATGGGTGAGGAAAGTGCGGCTGCAGTGGTGATGGATGTGCATACCGGCGATATTTTATCCATGGTATCTGTTCCAAGCTTTGATCCGAACAGCTTTACCACCGGTATTAGCGTCCGTGAATGGCGGGAGCTGCAATCCAATCCGAAACATCCATTGAGCAACAAGGCTGTGACCGGTCAATATCCGCCCGGATCCACTTTCAAAATGATTGTTGCGTTGGCAGCCGTTGAATCCGGTGTGATTACACCTGAATACACGACTTTTTGCGGTGGTCATACGATGTTGGGCCGTCACAAGTTCCACTGCTGGAAGCGGGGTGGGCATGGCAAGATGAACTTGCGAGAGGCAATTGAGCAATCTTGTGACGTTTATTTTTATGATATTGCCCGCAAAGTCGGTATTGACCGCATAGCAGAGGTTGCCGAACGCTTTGGTCTTGGCGATCGGCAGGGGCTTGATCTTTATGGTGAGAAGCGGGGCCTGATCCCAACGACGAACTGGAAACAGGCTGTGCGCGGAGAGCGCTGGCAGGTTGGGGATACATTCAATGCAGGCATCGGGCAGGGATATGTGCTGACAACGCCGCTGCAACTGGCTGTCATGACAGCGCGATTGGCCAACGGTGGCAAGAAAGTCAGCCCCCGATTAATTAAACAGAAATATCATATCCTTAACGCGGAGGAGGGACAGGAAGCTGAAATTCCAGTGCAACCTCCGGCGCCAGACATGGGTGTGGATCAGTCGGCCCTTCGAAGTGTGCTTGCTGGCATGTATGATGTGATGAACGGGGATAAAGGAACAGGCCGTGGATCCAGACCTGATCGGGAATGGAAAATGGCGGGTAAGTCCGGGACGGCACAGGTTCGCCGCATTTCCAAGAAAGAACGACTGACCGGGGTTCTGAAATCTGATGAAAAGCCCTGGGAATACCGGGATCATGCCCTGTTTGTGGCTTATGCTCCTTATGATGAGCCGCGCTATGCTGTCTCTGTGATTGTAGAACATGGCGGAAGTGGTTCAAAAGCGGCTGCCCCGATAGCACGTGACCTGCTGCAGGAGGCTATGCGGCTAAAATCTGCCCGTAAAGGCGGTGTTGAGAGTAAGGTTTCTGAAACTCCTTTGAATAAGGAGGATCAGGATGCTTAG
- the mreD gene encoding rod shape-determining protein MreD translates to MTPTISYQINRLARGSIPFLLSFLLILLSVVPIRISGYATVTPSFLMIAVFYWSLHRPYLLPAPMVFILGLLFDILTGTPMGLSSLTLLVVHGIAITQRQVFVGKAFILTWWGFLLVGAAIAILSWLLACIISFTFLPIIPVLVQYGLTVLIFPPVVWCFALVQGSLLRHI, encoded by the coding sequence GTGACGCCCACCATTTCATATCAAATCAACAGACTGGCAAGAGGCAGTATTCCATTTCTGCTGTCTTTTCTGCTGATCCTGCTGAGCGTTGTTCCCATTCGGATCAGCGGATATGCGACGGTGACCCCGTCTTTTTTGATGATCGCGGTTTTTTACTGGAGTTTGCATCGTCCCTATCTGTTGCCGGCACCCATGGTTTTTATCTTGGGTCTTCTGTTTGATATCCTGACTGGGACGCCGATGGGACTGAGTTCGCTAACCCTTCTCGTGGTTCATGGCATAGCGATCACTCAGCGTCAGGTTTTTGTTGGTAAGGCATTTATTTTGACCTGGTGGGGATTTCTTTTGGTCGGTGCGGCAATTGCAATCCTGAGCTGGCTTCTGGCTTGCATCATCTCCTTCACCTTCTTGCCGATCATACCTGTGCTCGTTCAGTATGGATTGACGGTCCTGATTTTCCCGCCTGTGGTCTGGTGTTTCGCTTTGGTCCAAGGCAGTTTGCTGAGGCATATTTAA
- the mreC gene encoding rod shape-determining protein MreC encodes MALGQDSAWKLAIPLKVFFQRFAFLSLIGLSIVLLVLGKVDLVLMERVRTISTDTLSPVLSTLSQPINALNKGIERVQELASLVEENERLRQQNERLLKWQSISRVLEKENDYYRRMLNALEDPLVLPITARVVGDSGGPFVRTLLLGAGTLDGVRVGQAAVGPHGVIGRVVEVGHQSARVLLLTDLNSRIPVALENSRYKGILVGDNSTSPKLEFLPTNAQVSPGDRVVTSGDGGLLPAGWPIGIVSSVVEGQVRVQAYADWSRLEHVSVLRYDLPGLTDKHTNPGDLGESQLVN; translated from the coding sequence ATGGCACTAGGTCAGGATTCAGCCTGGAAACTGGCGATCCCGCTGAAAGTCTTTTTTCAGCGCTTTGCCTTTCTGTCCCTGATCGGTCTGTCCATCGTTCTTCTGGTCCTCGGTAAAGTGGATCTTGTTCTGATGGAACGGGTTCGGACGATCAGCACGGATACCCTGTCGCCGGTCTTAAGCACTTTGTCTCAACCCATTAATGCCTTGAACAAGGGTATTGAGCGGGTGCAGGAGCTTGCGAGCCTTGTTGAGGAAAATGAGCGTCTCCGCCAGCAGAATGAGAGATTGCTGAAATGGCAATCCATCAGCCGGGTTCTGGAGAAGGAAAACGATTATTATCGCCGCATGCTGAACGCGCTGGAGGATCCGCTGGTTCTGCCGATTACAGCGCGGGTTGTCGGTGATAGCGGCGGCCCTTTCGTTCGGACACTGTTATTGGGTGCCGGAACTCTGGATGGGGTTCGTGTGGGACAGGCAGCAGTAGGTCCACATGGTGTCATTGGCCGAGTGGTCGAGGTGGGGCATCAGTCCGCCCGTGTTCTGCTTCTGACTGACCTTAACTCCCGCATTCCCGTGGCGCTTGAAAATTCCCGGTATAAAGGAATTCTGGTGGGGGATAACTCGACCTCACCAAAGCTTGAATTTTTGCCGACAAATGCCCAGGTATCCCCCGGTGACCGAGTGGTGACAAGTGGCGATGGCGGCTTGCTACCTGCCGGCTGGCCGATCGGAATTGTCTCCTCTGTTGTTGAGGGGCAGGTTCGGGTTCAGGCTTATGCCGACTGGTCAAGGCTTGAGCATGTCAGCGTTCTGCGCTACGACCTGCCGGGTTTGACAGATAAACACACCAACCCTGGTGATCTTGGTGAAAGCCAATTGGTAAACTGA
- a CDS encoding rod shape-determining protein → MFSKMLGMMSADMAIDLGTANTLVYVKGRGIVLNEPSVVAIIHRQGKKQVLAVGDEAKMMLGRTPGNIEAIRPLRDGVIADFEIAEEMIKHFIQKVHNRRAFTRPQVIICVPSGSTAVERKAIRESAENAGAREVYLIEEPMAAAIGAGLPVTEPTGSMVVDIGGGTTEVAVLSLGGIVYAKSVRVGGDKMDEAIIAYIRRNHNLLIGESSAERIKKTIGSACPPEDGNGETMEVKGRDLMNGVPKELIISQRQIAESLAEPVGAIVEAVKVALEHTAPELAADIVDKGIVLTGGGGLLGNFDHVLRNATGLPVSIADEPLSCVAIGTGRALEEIKTLRHVLSGEGG, encoded by the coding sequence ATGTTTTCCAAAATGCTCGGCATGATGTCAGCGGATATGGCAATCGATCTGGGAACAGCGAACACGCTGGTTTATGTAAAAGGTCGCGGGATTGTCCTGAATGAGCCGTCAGTTGTGGCGATTATTCACAGGCAGGGAAAGAAACAGGTTCTGGCCGTTGGTGACGAAGCCAAGATGATGCTGGGCCGGACGCCTGGAAATATCGAAGCCATTCGCCCCCTTCGTGATGGTGTGATTGCCGATTTTGAAATTGCCGAAGAAATGATCAAGCACTTTATCCAGAAAGTGCATAACCGCCGCGCCTTCACCCGGCCACAGGTTATTATCTGCGTTCCCTCTGGTTCCACAGCGGTTGAGCGGAAAGCCATTCGGGAATCTGCTGAAAATGCGGGCGCCCGGGAAGTTTACCTGATTGAAGAGCCAATGGCAGCCGCGATCGGCGCTGGCCTTCCTGTTACCGAGCCAACGGGTTCCATGGTTGTGGATATTGGTGGCGGCACGACTGAGGTCGCTGTTCTCTCCCTTGGCGGTATCGTCTATGCGAAAAGCGTTCGGGTTGGTGGTGACAAGATGGACGAGGCGATCATTGCTTACATCCGCCGGAACCATAACCTGCTGATCGGTGAAAGCTCTGCTGAACGCATTAAGAAAACAATCGGTTCCGCCTGCCCACCAGAAGATGGCAATGGCGAAACCATGGAAGTAAAAGGCCGGGACCTGATGAACGGTGTGCCCAAAGAGCTGATCATCAGCCAGCGGCAAATCGCAGAAAGTCTGGCTGAACCTGTCGGGGCAATTGTGGAAGCCGTTAAGGTTGCTCTCGAACACACAGCGCCGGAACTGGCCGCGGACATCGTGGATAAAGGTATCGTGCTCACCGGTGGTGGTGGATTGCTTGGCAATTTTGATCATGTTCTTCGGAACGCGACAGGTCTGCCTGTATCCATTGCGGATGAGCCACTTTCTTGTGTGGCAATCGGTACCGGCCGTGCATTGGAAGAGATCAAGACACTTCGCCACGTTTTGAGTGGGGAAGGTGGCTGA
- a CDS encoding CoA transferase: protein MINAFEELMRVRGLEDEPSVSITGSDPIYETRFRVAETGAAILAANGVAVSDIWKLKTGRSDAVSVDARHAAAALASANHLEFKQADGSYVPMRDSTLAQQAYATIAPYHTKDDRLFMPHFGMAHMKAKVLEILGCDFNPQSIGKAVAKWTAEDLDRAIAEANCCGGIVRTEEEWLAHPHGQALTAQAVVEIEKIGESDPEPFLTDGPPLAGIRVLDLTRILAGPVAARTLGEYGADVLMIGADHVPQIKKFVIDLSHGKRSCYLDMRDAAEAEALKTLVKDADVFSQGYRPGALEGKGFGPEELAALRPGLIYTSINCYGSGGPFSDRAGWEQIAQTVTGISHENGLDHGGFPELLPVYFTDYGTGYLGAYGTMLALARRAREGGSYHVKVSLCQTGMMLQRQGRVENPKEAKSLSPEEVIALQQTSKTSYGDIRHLAPLVRYTEIQPRYAGPSPALGSSAPVWLQ from the coding sequence ATGATAAACGCCTTTGAGGAATTGATGCGGGTGCGGGGGCTCGAGGATGAGCCGTCTGTATCCATCACCGGGTCTGACCCCATATATGAGACCCGCTTTCGGGTGGCCGAGACGGGGGCTGCCATTCTGGCGGCGAACGGCGTTGCCGTTAGTGATATCTGGAAATTGAAGACAGGCCGGAGCGATGCCGTTTCGGTGGATGCGCGCCATGCAGCGGCGGCGCTCGCCAGTGCCAATCATCTGGAATTCAAGCAAGCAGATGGATCTTATGTGCCGATGCGGGACTCAACGCTCGCCCAGCAGGCCTATGCTACTATCGCCCCTTATCACACAAAGGATGATCGGCTCTTTATGCCGCATTTTGGCATGGCCCATATGAAGGCAAAGGTGCTGGAGATTTTGGGTTGTGATTTTAATCCGCAAAGTATTGGCAAGGCTGTCGCCAAATGGACGGCTGAGGATCTGGACCGGGCCATTGCCGAGGCGAACTGCTGCGGCGGGATCGTCCGGACGGAGGAGGAATGGCTGGCCCACCCCCATGGGCAAGCATTGACCGCCCAAGCTGTTGTGGAGATTGAGAAAATCGGCGAGAGCGATCCGGAGCCATTTCTGACAGATGGACCGCCCCTCGCCGGGATCCGCGTACTCGATCTTACGCGTATCCTTGCCGGACCAGTGGCAGCACGCACCCTTGGGGAATATGGGGCGGATGTCTTAATGATCGGGGCGGATCATGTTCCGCAGATCAAGAAATTCGTGATTGATCTCTCCCATGGGAAGCGAAGTTGCTATCTGGATATGCGGGACGCCGCGGAGGCAGAAGCGTTGAAAACGCTTGTGAAGGATGCGGATGTGTTTAGTCAGGGTTATCGGCCGGGCGCCTTGGAGGGGAAAGGATTCGGTCCTGAAGAGCTAGCGGCATTGCGTCCGGGACTGATCTACACGTCCATCAACTGTTATGGCAGCGGCGGTCCGTTCAGCGACCGGGCCGGGTGGGAGCAAATCGCCCAGACCGTCACCGGAATTTCCCATGAAAACGGGCTGGACCACGGCGGATTTCCAGAGCTGCTACCTGTCTATTTCACAGACTATGGAACCGGATATCTGGGAGCCTATGGTACGATGCTGGCGTTGGCCCGCCGGGCAAGAGAAGGGGGCAGCTACCACGTGAAAGTCTCTCTTTGTCAAACGGGTATGATGCTCCAGCGTCAGGGACGGGTCGAAAATCCAAAGGAGGCGAAGTCCCTGAGCCCCGAAGAAGTTATCGCCCTGCAACAAACAAGCAAGACATCTTATGGAGATATCCGGCATCTTGCGCCGCTTGTCCGGTACACAGAAATTCAGCCGCGATATGCCGGCCCGTCGCCTGCACTTGGGTCTTCTGCGCCTGTTTGGTTGCAGTAA